A window of Bradyrhizobium sp. AZCC 1719 genomic DNA:
GGACCTATGGCTTCACCGAGGCCGATTTCGACCGCAAGATCTTCCTCGACCATGTGCTCGGCCTCGAATACGGCACCTTGCGCGAGATCGTCGCGATCTGTGAACGCACCTACTGCCAGACGCTCGGCGTCGAGTTCATGCACATCAGCAACGCGGCGCAGAAGGCCTGGATCCAGGAACGCATCGAGGGTCCGGACAAGGAAATCAGTTTTACGCGAGAGGGACGCCGCGCGATCCTGAACAAGCTGGTCGAGGCCGAGGGTTTTGAAAAGTTCTGCGATCTCAAGTTTACGGGCACCAAGCGCTTCGGCCTCGACGGCGCTGAATCGCTGATCCCCGCGCTGGAGCAGATCATCAAGCGCGGCGGCAATCTCGGCGTGAAGGAAATCGTTTTGGGCATGCCGCATCGCGGCCGGCTCAATGTGCTGACCCAAGTGATGGGTAAGCCGCATCGCGCGCTGTTTCACGAATTCAAGGGCGGCTCCGCCAATCCGGACGCGGTCGAAGGCTCTGGCGACGTCAAGTACCATCTGGGCGCGTCGTCCGACCGCGAATTCGACGGCAACAAGATCCATCTGTCGCTGACCGCCAACCCGTCGCATCTGGAAATCGTCGATCCCGTGGTGCTCGGCAAGGTGCGCGCCAAGCAGGACCAGCATGGCGATCCGCCGGACATGCGCATTTCCGTGCTGCCGATGCTGATGCATGGCGACGCGGCGTTCGCCGGCCAGGGCGTGGTGGCGGAATGCTTCAGCCTGTCCGACCTGAAGGGCTACCGCACCGGCGGCTCGCTGCATTTCATCGTCAACAACCAGATCGGTTTCACCACCTATCCGCGCTATTCGCGCTCCTCGCCCTATCCGTCCGACGTGGCGAAGATGATCGACGCGCCGATCTTTCATGTGAACGGCGACGATCCGGAAGCGGTGGTGTTCGCCGCCAAGGTCGCGATCGAGTTCCGGCAGAAATTCCACAAGCCGGTCGTGATCGACATGTTTTGCTATCGCCGCCACGGCCACAACGAGGGCGACGAGCCGGCGTTCACCCAGCCCGTGATGTACAAGCGGATCGGCTCGCATCCGTCCACGCTGGAAATCTACGCCAAGCGATTGATCGCCGACGGCGTGATGACCGAGGGCGAGGTCGATAAGACCAAGGCCGACTGGCGCGCTCGGCTCGATGCCGAGCTTGAGGCGGGCTCCGGCTACAAGCCCAACAAGGCCGACTGGCTCGACGGCAAATGGGCCGGCTTCAAATCCGCCGACCAGGAAGAAGATGCCCGCCGCGGCGTCACCGGCGTCGATGTCGGCATCCTCAAGGATATCGGGCGCAAGATCACCAAGGTGCCGGACGGTTTCCGGGTTCACCGCACGATCCAGCGTTTCCTGGAAAACCGCGCCAAGGCCATCGACAACGGTGTCGGCATCGACTGGGCGACCGGCGAAGCGCTGGCATTCTGCACGCTGATGCAGGAAGGCCACCACGTCCGGCTATCCGGCCAGGATTCCGAACGCGGCACCTTCTCGCAGCGCCATTCGGTGCTGATCGACCAGGAAGACGAGAGCCGCTACACGCCGTTCAATCACCTTGGCCACGATCAGGGCCACTACGAGGTCATCAACTCGCTGCTGTCCGAAGAGGCGGTGCTCGGCTTCGAGTACGGTTATTCGCTGGCCGAGCCGAAGGCGCTGGCGATGTGGGAAGCCCAGTTCGGCGACTTCGCCAACGGTGCGCAGGTGCTGTTCGACCAGTTCATCTCATCTGGCGAACGCAAATGGCTGCGCATGTCCGGTCTCGTCTGCCTGCTGCCACATGGCTATGAAGGGCAGGGACCGGAGCACTCCTCGGCGCGGCTCGAGCGTTTCCTGCAGATGTGCGCCGAAGACAACATGCAGGTGGTGTATCCGACCACGCCGGCGAATTACTTCCACGTGCTACGGCGCCAGTTACATCGCGAGATCCGCAAGCCGCTGATCGTGATGACGCCGAAGTCGCTGTTGCGCCACAAGCGCGCGGTTTCGCGGCTCGACGAACTCGGCAAGGACACGACCTTCCATCGCATTCTCTACGATGACGCGCAGATGCTGTCCGACGAGAAGATCAAGCTGGTGCCGGACGACAAGATCCGCCGCGTCGTGCTGTGCTCGGGCAAGGTCTATTACGATCTCTACGAGGAGCGCGAGAAGCGCGGCATCGACGACATCTACCTCCTGCGCGTCGAGCAGCTTTATCCGGTGCCGCTGAAGGCGTTGGTGCACGAGCTCGGCCGCTTCAAGAATGCCGAAGTGATCTGGTGCCAGGAAGAGCCGCGCAACATGGGTTCATGGCACTTCATCGAGCCCTATCTGGAATGGGTGCTGAACCAGATCCACGCGCCGAACCGGCGTCCGCGTTACGCCGGCCGTGCCGCCTCGGCGGCAACCGCCACCGGTTTGATGTCGAAGCATCTGGCGCAGCTCAAGGCCATGCTGGATGAGGCGCTGAACTAGCCTTCTTATCCTGTGTCATGCCCCGCGAAGGCGGGGCATCCAGTACCCGATGGCGCTCGAATTCGACTACGACCGTCCCGGCGTACTGGATCGCCCGCCTGCGCGGGCGATGACCACTTTGGAATTACATGACGCTTAAGGTTACTGAGGAAACCATACCATGACTGAAATTCGTGTTCCGACGCTCGGCGAGTCCGTGACGGAAGCCACCATCGGCCGCTGGTTCAAGAAGGCCGGTGACGCGGTGGCGGTGGATGAGCCGTTGGTCGAGCTCGAGACCGACAAGGTCACCATCGAAGTGCCGGCGCCATCCGCCGGCGTGCTCGGCGAGATCGCGGCCAAGGACGGCGAGACCGTCGCCGTCGGCGCGCTGCTCGGACAGATCAATGAAGGTGCCGCCGGCGCCGCCAAGCCGGCCGCGCCCGCCAAGGCCGCTGCCCCGGCTGCAGCGGCTGCAGCGCCCGCCGCCGCGCCTGCTGCGGCTCCGAAGGCTGCGGCAGTCGATGCGCCGCTGGCGCCGTCGGTCCGCAAACTCTCCGCCGAGAGCGGCATTGATGCCGCGACCGTGCCCGGCTCGGGCAAGGACGGCCGCGTCACCAAGGGCGACATGCTGGCCGCGATCGAGAAGGCGGCGTCGGCGCCGACCCCGGTCAATCAGCCGGCCGCGTCCGTGCAGGTGCGTGCGCCGTCGCCGGCCGACGATGCGGCACGCGAGGAGCGCGTGAAGATGACGCGGCTGCGCCAGACCATCGCGCGGCGGCTCAAGGACGTGCAGAACACGGCCGCGATGCTCACGACCTTCAACGAGGTCGACATGAGCCACATCATGGCGATGCGCGCGCAGTACAAGGACGTGTTCGAGAAGAAGCATGGCTCGAAGCTCGGCTTCATGGGCTTCTTCACCAAGGCGGTCGTGCAGGCGCTGAAGGACATTCCGGCCGTCAACGCCGAGATCGACGGCACCGATTTGATCTACAAGAACTATTACCACATCGGCGTCGCCGTCGGCACCGACAAGGGCCTTGTCGTGCCCGTGGTGCGCGACTGCGACCACAGGTCGATCTCCGACATCGAAAAGTCGATCGCTGATTTCGGCCGCCGCGCGCGCGACGGCCAGCTCAAGATCGACGAGATGCAGGGCGGCACCTTCACCATTACCAATGGCGGCATCTACGGTTCGCTGATGTCGACGCCGATCCTTAACGCCCCGCAATCCGGCATCTTGGGCATGCACAAGATCCAGGAGCGGCCGATGGTGGTCGGCGGCAAGATCGAGGTCCGCCCGATGATGTATCTGGCGCTGTCCTACGATCACCGCGTGATCGACGGCAAGGAAGCCGTGACGTTCCTGGTGCGCGTCAAGGAGAGCCTGGAAGACCCGGCGCGGCTCGTGCTGGATCTCTGACACAACATGCTTGCCGGCGTCGGCACTCACGCCTGCGTCGCAAGCCGTGGATCGATGCACGTTGATTTGTGGGGCCTGATGTGACGGACAAGGTTGTTGTGATCACCGGCGGCAGCCGCGGCATCGGCCGTGCTGCCGCCATCGCCGCCGCCGCGCGCGGTTTTCGCGTTGTGGTCGGCTACGCCAGCAATGAAGCCGCGGCCAAGGACGTCGTCGCGCTGATCGAGCGCAAGAACGGCAAGGCGATCGCCGTGAAATGCGACGTCGGCAGCGAGGCGGACATTCTCGCGCTGTTCAAGGCCGCCGACGCATTCGGAACGCTTGGTGCGCTCGTCAACAATGCCGGAATTGTTGGTCCGTCGATACGAGTCGAGGACATGTCGGCCGAGCGCATTCAGCGCATGATGGCGGTCAACGTCACCGGCAGCATTTTATGCGCGCGCGAAGCCGTGAAGCGGATGTCGACCCGCAACGGCGGCGCGGGCGGCGTCATCGTCAATCTTTCCTCGGTCGCGGCGAAACTCGGCTCGCCCAATACGTATGTCGATTATGCGGCGTCCAAGGGCGCAGTGGATTCCTTCACCATTGGCCTTGGCTATGAGGTTGCCGGCGAGGGCATTCGCGTCGCCGCGATCCGGCCTGGACTGATCGATACGGATATTCACGCGTCCGGCGGCGAGCCCGATCGCGCGCATCGGCTCGCGCATATGGTGCCGATGAAGCGCGTCGGCACTGCGGAAGAAATCGCCAATGCCATCGTCTGGCTGATCTCGGACGAGGCGTCCTACGTCACCAGCGCCATCCTTGATGTATCGGGCGGCCGGTAATACCTGACACCTTTCTTAAGCTAACAGGACTTCATCATGGCTTCCTACGATCTCGTCGTCATCGGCACTGGCCCGGGCGGATATGTCTGCGCGGTGCGCGCGGCGCAACTCGGCATGAAGGTGGCCGTCGTCGAGAAGAATCCAACGCTGGGCGGCACCTGCCTCAATGTCGGCTGCATGCCGTCGAAGGCGTTGCTGCATGCCTCCGAAATGTTCGAGGAGGCCGCGCATTCCTTTGCCAAGATGGGCGTCAGCATTTCCGCGCCAAAGCTCGATCTGCCGGCGATGATGAATTTCAAGCAGCAGGGCATCGACGGCAACGTCAAGGGCGTCGAGTTCCTGATGAAGAAGAACAAGATCGACGTCCTCTACGGCGCCGGCAAGATTCTCGGCGCCGGCAAGGTTGAAGTCAGCGCTAACGGCAAGTCGCAGACGGTCGAGACCAAGAACATCGTCATCGCCACCGGCTCCGACATCGCGCGGCTGAAGGGCATCGAGATCGACGAGAAGCGCATCGTGTCGTCGACCGGCGCGCTGTCGCTCGAGAAGGTGCCGGAGAGGCTTCTGATCATCGGCGCAGGCGTGATCGGGCTGGAGCTCGGCTCGGTCTGGAAACGGCTTGGTGCTGAGGTCATGGTCGTCGAATTCCTCGATCGCATTCTGCCCGGCATGGATGGGGAAGTCGGCAAGCAATTCCAGCGCATCCTCGAAAAGCAGGGCTTTGTGTTCAAGCTCGGCGCCAAGGTGACGGCGGTCGACGCGTCCGGCAAGACGTTGAAGGCAACGGTGGAGCCGGCGGCTGGCGGCACAGCGGAGACGATCGAGACTGACGTGGTGCTGGTCTGCATCGGCCGCGTGCCCTACACCGACGGGCTCGGCTGCAAGGAAGCCGGCATTGCACTCGATAACCGCGGCCGTGTGCAGATCGACGCGCATTTCGCTACCAGCCTGAAAGGCGTCTATGCGATCGGCGACGTGGTGGCGGGGCCGATGCTCGCGCACAAGGCCGAGGACGAAGGCGTCGCCTGCGCCGAAATCATCGCAGGGCAGGCGGGCCACGTGAACTACGATGTCATCCCTGGCGTCGTCTATACCACCCCGGAAGTGTCGTCGGTCGGCAAGACCGAGGAAGAGCTGAAGCAGGCCGGCGTCGCCTACACCTCAGGCAAATTCCCGTTCACCGCCAACGGCCGCTCCAAGGTCAACCAGACCACTGACGGCTTTGTGAAGGTCCTCGCAGATGCGAAGACCGATCGCGTGCTTGGCGTACACATTGTCGGCCGCGAAGCCGGCGAAATGATCCAGGAGGCCGCGGTTCTCATGGAGTTTGGCGGTTCTGCCGAGGATCTGGCGCGGACTTGTCATGCGCATCCGACCCGCTCGGAAGCGATCAAGGAAGCCGCGCTTGCGGTCGGCAAACGCGCCATTCATATGTGATCGACGCCCGGTACATGCTGGGTAAGAGCGATAAACCCTCATGGTGAGGAGCGCGAAGCGCGTCTCGAACCATGAGGCCCCGTCCGTGGCCTACATCCTTCGAGACGCCCTGCGGGCTCCTCAGGATGAGGGGGCACAGTAGAACTATCCCATTCCCGAAAACACCATGCTTTGAACATAGAGATCGAGCGGAGCGACCAATCAAGGACGTCATTTCGCTCTAGAGATCACGATCGATGATGCGCCGCCTGTTACAGCCGTTCTGGGTCCTGCTTGCGGTCATCTTCCTGATCGAAGCATGGCTGTGGGATCATCTCGAGCCGATCGTCGAGCGCATCGTTGCGCTGATTCCGCTTCGCGCCTTCAAGCGATGGCTGTCCGATCGGGTCGATGCGCTGTCGCCGGCGATGACGCTGATCGTCTTTGCCGTGCCGGTGATTCTGCTGTTTCCGCTCAAGCTGGTCGGCTTGTGGCTGCTGGCGAATGAATATTGGGTGAGCGCCGCCATCGTCATCGTATCAGGCAAATTCCTCGGCGTCGGCGTCACCGCGTTCATCTTCGACGTGACGCGGCCGAAGCTGCTGCAAATGGCGTGGTTCAAGAACATCTATGAATTCATCATGGCGATGCGCGCCAAGGCGGCCGCCCTGGTCGATCCAATCAAGCAGCGCATCCGGGAAATCTTGCGCGGCGACGGCAATAGCTGGTCATCGCGCATGCTGCGCACGATCGCGCGCTTCCGCAAGAGCATACACGAAGCGCGGTAGGGCCTTTCAATGCAAATGCAGCAGGTGCGGCGCGTAGAGGCCAAGCGCAGTAATTCCAATGCCTGCGATCGCCAATATGCCTGACACCCAGGCCAGCACGATCATGCCGGTGATGATGGTGGCGGACGCCAGCACGATGCCGATCTGGAAGGCGGCCGAGGCGATTTCGTAGTGGTGATACTTTGCCGTCGCGAGGTCGCGCTCGTGCTCGGCATGCTTGGCGCGTGCGGCGAGTTGTTCCGAACCCTCCCCGGTTTCCGGCTCCGAACGGTAACGCGCCGCGGTCTTGTTCCAGTCGTCGATCTGCTTCTGCAAGGCCGCTTTCGCAGCATCGTCGCCGATGGTGCCCAGGCTGAGCTTGGCGTGCTCCGCCGTGGCCTGAACCGTGGTGCGGCGAATGCTCTTGGCCTGGAAGAATGCCCAGAGATTCGAAGCCTCGACATTCTTGCTGATGGCTTCGGTCTGTGCGCCCTTGCCGAGCGTTTCCGACAGCGCCAGAAACAGGGCGATTACCGCGATCAGCAGCGCGATCTTCTTGTTCGAGCCCGAAGCGTGCTCGGCATGCTCCGCATGCTCCATGCTTTCATGTGCGCCCATTTATTCCCCTCCTGTCGGTTGGCGCGCGCACGATTGCCGGAACCGCAACATGAGCGCAAGAGGCAAGCTAAGAGGCCATCGATGTGACGGGAGTATGTCGGCGCCGAGCGCTGAAACTCATCGGCGCGGATGCGCGGTGCGGTACACTTCCAGGAGCCGCTCGCTGTCAATCCCGGTGTAGATCTGCGTGGTCGAGAGCGAGGCGTGGCCGAGCAACTCCTGGATCGCGCGCAGATCGCCGCCGCGGCTGAGCAGATGGGTGGCAAAGGAATGCCGCAGCGCGTGCGGGGTGGCGCTGTCGGGCAGGCCGAGTGCGCCGCGCAGCCGCTCCATGGTGAGCTGGATGATCCGTGGGGAAAGCGGCCCGCCGCGCGCGCCGACGAAGATCGGGCCGGCCGGTGGCAATGAATGCGGACACATCGCAACGTAATCGGCAATCAGCGCCAGCACGTTTTGCAGCACCGGCACCATGCGGGTCTTGTTGCCCTTGCCGGTGACGATAATGACGTCGCCTTCGCCGGGCCTTGGCACGTCCTGGCGCTTCAGTCCCAGCGCTTCGGAAATGCGCAGGCCTGATCCATAAAGCAGCGCCATCACCGCGGCGTCGCGCGCCAGAATCCAGGGATCACGTTCCTCGCCGGCGCGCTCGTCGGCATCGGCAAAGCGCTTGGCGGCGGCCATCTGGATCGGCTTCGGCAGGCTTTTTGCAATTTTGGGCGCGCGGATCGCGGACAGAGCTCCGACCTTACCTTTGCCCTCCCGTTCGAGGTAGCGGCCGAACGAACGCAGGCCAGCCAGCGCCCGCATCAGCGAGCGCCCGGCGATGTCGTCGGCACGGCGCATCGCCATGAAAGCCCTGACGTCGGTAGCTCCCAGCGCCGCAAATCGTTTCAGCGTGACCTTCTCACCCCAATGCTCGGCAAGGAAGGTGAGGCATTGGCGGAGGTCGCGGGCGTAGGCTTCGAGCGTCTTCGGCGAGAGCCGCCGCTCGGCGCGCAGATGCGTCAGCCAGCGCGTCATCTCCCGCGCGAAGCCCTCGTCGGCGCATTCGAGCTCGACCGCTTGCAGTGCCGGAACTTCCCTGGCCATCATCCTTGCCTTCGAAAGCCTGTCTTGAGAGCTTGCCTTGAGAACCTGCCTTGGAGACGGTGACTCAGCGCATTATATCGCACCTCTTTCGTTTACCGTTCGCTAACCGGCCGGAGCGGCGCTAGCTTCGCTCCGGATACCTCAAGCCTGATTCCCCTGATGGACCACGCCACCCGCCAAAGCAGCTCATCGGCCTCGTCGACCCGCGTCGTCGACGTGCTGGTGCCGGTCGCGCTCAATCAGAACTATTCCTACCGCGTGCCGCGCGGCCTGGAGCTGAAGGCGGGCGATGTCGTTTGCGTGCCGCTCGGGCCGCGGGAGGTGGTGGCGGTGGTGTGGGCGGAGAATGCCAATCCCGATCCGCGTCTGCACAACCGCCTGAAGGACGTCGGCGAAAAGCTCGACGTGCCGCCGCTCAAAGAGGAATTGCGCAGCCTTGTCGATTGGGTCGCCAACTACACGCTGTCCGCGCGCGGCATGGTGCTGCGCATGGCCTTGCGGATGGGCGAAAACCTCGGGCCCGAACGGATGCGCCTCGGCGTGCGGCTGGTAGGCCCAGCGCCGCAGCGCCTGACGCCGGCCCGGCGGCGGCTGATCGAGGTGCTGTCGGACGGCCTGCTGCACGGCAAGTCGGATGCGGCGCGGGAGGCGGGCGTCAGCTCAGGCGTGGTCGACGGCCTTGTCGATGAGGGAACCCTCGCCATAGAGGCGATGCCGCCGCCACTGGCGCCGCCTGCGCCCGATCCGTCCTTTGCCCAGCCGGAGTTTTCCCACCAGCAGCGCGCGGCGGTCGACATGATGCGCACGCTCGCCGCCAACGGCACGTTCCACGTCGCGCTGCTCGACGGCGTCACCGGATCGGGCAAGACGGAAGTCTATTTCGAGGCGATCGCGGAAGCTGTCCGGCGCGGCAAGCAGACGCTGATCCTGATGCCGGAGATCGCGCTGACCGGGCAATTCCTCGACCGCTTCGCCCAGCGTTTCGGCGTTCGTCCACTGGAATGGCACTCCGAACTGACGCCGCGCACACGGCAGCGCAATTGGGCGGCGATATCGGCGGGTGAAGCTCCGGTCGTGGTCGGCGCGCGCTCGGCGCTGTTTCTGCCCTATGCGGATCTCGGTCTCATCATTGTCGATGAGGAGCACGATCAGGCCTACAAGCAGGATGACGGCGCGCATTACCATGCCCGCGACATGGCAGTGGTGCGCGCGCATATCGCCAAGATCCCGATCGTGCTGGCGTCCGCGACGCCGTCGGTCGAGAGCGAGGTCAACGCGCGCAAGGGGCGCTATCAGCGCGTCGCGCTGCCGTCCCGCTTCGGCGGCCAACACATGCCGCATATCGAAGCGATCGATTTGCGCCGTGCTCCGCCGCCGCGAGGCCGCTTCATCTCGCCGCCGCTCGCCGAGCAAATTCGGTTCGCGATCGAGAAACGCGAACAGGCGCTGTTGTTCCTGAACCGCCGCGGCTACGCGCCGCTGACGCTATGCCGCGCCTGCGGCCATCGCTTTGCCTGCACGATCTGCGACGCCTGGCTGGTGGACCACCGGTTTCGCCAGCGCCTGGTCTGCCACCATTGCGGTTTCTCGATGCCGCGCCCGAATATCTGCCCGCATTGCCAGGCGGAGGAATCGCTGGTCGCGGTCGGTCCAGGCGTGGAGCGGCTGCAGGAGGAGGCGGCTGCGCTGTTTCCGCAAGCGCGCACCATGGTGCTGTCGAGCGATCTCATCACCTCGATCGAGACCATGCGCAGCGAGCTGAACGAAATCGCCGAAGGTCGCGTCGACATTATCATCGGCACGCAACTGGTCGCGAAGGGTCATAATTTCCCGCGGCTCAATCTGGTCGGCGTGGTCGATGCGGATCTGGGGCTCGGCAATGGTGATCCGCGCGCTGCCGAGCGCACGTTCCAACTCCTCAATCAGGTGATCGGGCGTGCGGGGCGCGATCAGGGCCGCGGCGTCGGGTACTTGCAGACCCATCAGCCCGAACATCCCGTGATGAAGGCCTTGGTCGCCAACGACCGTGAGGCGTTTTACGCCAGCGAAATCGACTCCCGCGAGCGCACCGGCTATCCGCCGTTCGGCCGGCTCGCCAGCCTGATCATTTCCGCAGGCGACCGGCCGACCGCGGAAGGCTTTGCGCGCCGCCTTGCGGCTGTGGCGCCGATCGACGAGCGCATCCAGGTGCTGGGACCCGCCGAAGCGCCGCTTGCAGTGATCAAGGGCCGCTACCGGTTCCGGATCCTCCTGAAGTCGCTGCGCAATGTCGACCTCTCGGAATATTTGCGCGAGTGGCTCGCCGCGGGTCCGAAGACCAAGGGTAATCTCAAACTCGAAGTCGACGTCGATCCGCAGAGCTTTTTGTAAGTTGGTGCTTCACCCTCCCCTGGAGGGGGAGGGTCGGCTCATGTTGAGCGTAGCGAAACGTGAGTCGGGGTGGGGTGATCTCTCAACACGGGCACTGTTCGAGAGGAGAGACCGTCACCCCACCCCGCCGCTCCTTCCAGGAGCGTCGACCCTCCCCCTCCAGGGGAGGGTAAAAAAAAGCCTGCCGTCATTTGCGACGGCAGGCCTTTGTTGCCGCGGAAAGTTCCGCAGGCAGTTACGCAACGCAACGCTTACGCGATCTGATGGACCGGAAAACTGCGCGCGATCGCGCGCCTTAGATGACCTCGGCGGTAACGTGGCCGACGCCGGCGCCGGTCAGGCCGATGGCCCGGGCAGCACCCGTGGAGAGGTCGAGCACGCGTCCCCTGATGAAGGGGCCACGGTCGTTGATCGTGACGATCACGCTCTGGCCGCGATGGGTGACGCGGAGCTTGGTGCCGAACGGCAGCGAGCGGTGGGCCGCGGTCATGGCGTTCTGGTTGAAGCGCTGACCGGATGCGGTCTTGCTGCCGGATTCATTGCCGTAAAAGGAGGCCTTTCCCGAGAAGCCGCGCCCGGTGCTCTGGGAGCCGATCGAGGCGTTGGCGTTCAGCCAGTTGCCGCCAGCCGTCTTGGCCTTGCTGGCGTGATGGTGGTGGTGATGGCGATGGTGCCTGGATTTTGCAGAAGCTTCGGTGACGGCGCCACCGACCAGGAGAGTTGCGGCGATCAAGGCGAGCGCCGTACGCGACCGGGTTTGAGTTCCCGGCACCACATTATTGGTATGCAACATTAAACTAGTCCCTCAGATAGTATTTGCCACATACGTGACAAATGGAACCCCCGTCCCAACTTCAGGGGGCCGTTTGATGAGGCAATGAGGCATGAATTGGGCAGTAAATCGGGAATGTATCGGGCGGACATATCTTGTTACCGCCGAATGATATTCCGTAATCTTGCAGGTTAATAGACTTTTAACCAATTCAATACTCATTATTACCTAACAATACAGTCATCACACATCGAGTAAAGATTTGCGCAAGTAATGATCAAATGGAGGCGAGCTGCCGGATTCGTTCCGAA
This region includes:
- a CDS encoding primosomal protein N', producing MDHATRQSSSSASSTRVVDVLVPVALNQNYSYRVPRGLELKAGDVVCVPLGPREVVAVVWAENANPDPRLHNRLKDVGEKLDVPPLKEELRSLVDWVANYTLSARGMVLRMALRMGENLGPERMRLGVRLVGPAPQRLTPARRRLIEVLSDGLLHGKSDAAREAGVSSGVVDGLVDEGTLAIEAMPPPLAPPAPDPSFAQPEFSHQQRAAVDMMRTLAANGTFHVALLDGVTGSGKTEVYFEAIAEAVRRGKQTLILMPEIALTGQFLDRFAQRFGVRPLEWHSELTPRTRQRNWAAISAGEAPVVVGARSALFLPYADLGLIIVDEEHDQAYKQDDGAHYHARDMAVVRAHIAKIPIVLASATPSVESEVNARKGRYQRVALPSRFGGQHMPHIEAIDLRRAPPPRGRFISPPLAEQIRFAIEKREQALLFLNRRGYAPLTLCRACGHRFACTICDAWLVDHRFRQRLVCHHCGFSMPRPNICPHCQAEESLVAVGPGVERLQEEAAALFPQARTMVLSSDLITSIETMRSELNEIAEGRVDIIIGTQLVAKGHNFPRLNLVGVVDADLGLGNGDPRAAERTFQLLNQVIGRAGRDQGRGVGYLQTHQPEHPVMKALVANDREAFYASEIDSRERTGYPPFGRLASLIISAGDRPTAEGFARRLAAVAPIDERIQVLGPAEAPLAVIKGRYRFRILLKSLRNVDLSEYLREWLAAGPKTKGNLKLEVDVDPQSFL
- a CDS encoding 2-oxoglutarate dehydrogenase E1 component; protein product: MSRQDANAAFALSSFLQGTNATYIDELYARYEQDPGSVDSDWQEFFKSLKDTPADVQKNAEGPSWGRDNWPITPQDELTSALDGNWVTVEKAVGAKLAAKAQARGAELSPADVNQATRDSVRALMLIRAYRMRGHFHAKLDPLGIEAPRDREELDPRTYGFTEADFDRKIFLDHVLGLEYGTLREIVAICERTYCQTLGVEFMHISNAAQKAWIQERIEGPDKEISFTREGRRAILNKLVEAEGFEKFCDLKFTGTKRFGLDGAESLIPALEQIIKRGGNLGVKEIVLGMPHRGRLNVLTQVMGKPHRALFHEFKGGSANPDAVEGSGDVKYHLGASSDREFDGNKIHLSLTANPSHLEIVDPVVLGKVRAKQDQHGDPPDMRISVLPMLMHGDAAFAGQGVVAECFSLSDLKGYRTGGSLHFIVNNQIGFTTYPRYSRSSPYPSDVAKMIDAPIFHVNGDDPEAVVFAAKVAIEFRQKFHKPVVIDMFCYRRHGHNEGDEPAFTQPVMYKRIGSHPSTLEIYAKRLIADGVMTEGEVDKTKADWRARLDAELEAGSGYKPNKADWLDGKWAGFKSADQEEDARRGVTGVDVGILKDIGRKITKVPDGFRVHRTIQRFLENRAKAIDNGVGIDWATGEALAFCTLMQEGHHVRLSGQDSERGTFSQRHSVLIDQEDESRYTPFNHLGHDQGHYEVINSLLSEEAVLGFEYGYSLAEPKALAMWEAQFGDFANGAQVLFDQFISSGERKWLRMSGLVCLLPHGYEGQGPEHSSARLERFLQMCAEDNMQVVYPTTPANYFHVLRRQLHREIRKPLIVMTPKSLLRHKRAVSRLDELGKDTTFHRILYDDAQMLSDEKIKLVPDDKIRRVVLCSGKVYYDLYEEREKRGIDDIYLLRVEQLYPVPLKALVHELGRFKNAEVIWCQEEPRNMGSWHFIEPYLEWVLNQIHAPNRRPRYAGRAASAATATGLMSKHLAQLKAMLDEALN
- a CDS encoding DUF4337 domain-containing protein, producing the protein MGAHESMEHAEHAEHASGSNKKIALLIAVIALFLALSETLGKGAQTEAISKNVEASNLWAFFQAKSIRRTTVQATAEHAKLSLGTIGDDAAKAALQKQIDDWNKTAARYRSEPETGEGSEQLAARAKHAEHERDLATAKYHHYEIASAAFQIGIVLASATIITGMIVLAWVSGILAIAGIGITALGLYAPHLLHLH
- a CDS encoding SDR family oxidoreductase: MTDKVVVITGGSRGIGRAAAIAAAARGFRVVVGYASNEAAAKDVVALIERKNGKAIAVKCDVGSEADILALFKAADAFGTLGALVNNAGIVGPSIRVEDMSAERIQRMMAVNVTGSILCAREAVKRMSTRNGGAGGVIVNLSSVAAKLGSPNTYVDYAASKGAVDSFTIGLGYEVAGEGIRVAAIRPGLIDTDIHASGGEPDRAHRLAHMVPMKRVGTAEEIANAIVWLISDEASYVTSAILDVSGGR
- the lpdA gene encoding dihydrolipoyl dehydrogenase, which encodes MASYDLVVIGTGPGGYVCAVRAAQLGMKVAVVEKNPTLGGTCLNVGCMPSKALLHASEMFEEAAHSFAKMGVSISAPKLDLPAMMNFKQQGIDGNVKGVEFLMKKNKIDVLYGAGKILGAGKVEVSANGKSQTVETKNIVIATGSDIARLKGIEIDEKRIVSSTGALSLEKVPERLLIIGAGVIGLELGSVWKRLGAEVMVVEFLDRILPGMDGEVGKQFQRILEKQGFVFKLGAKVTAVDASGKTLKATVEPAAGGTAETIETDVVLVCIGRVPYTDGLGCKEAGIALDNRGRVQIDAHFATSLKGVYAIGDVVAGPMLAHKAEDEGVACAEIIAGQAGHVNYDVIPGVVYTTPEVSSVGKTEEELKQAGVAYTSGKFPFTANGRSKVNQTTDGFVKVLADAKTDRVLGVHIVGREAGEMIQEAAVLMEFGGSAEDLARTCHAHPTRSEAIKEAALAVGKRAIHM
- a CDS encoding tyrosine recombinase XerC, translated to MAREVPALQAVELECADEGFAREMTRWLTHLRAERRLSPKTLEAYARDLRQCLTFLAEHWGEKVTLKRFAALGATDVRAFMAMRRADDIAGRSLMRALAGLRSFGRYLEREGKGKVGALSAIRAPKIAKSLPKPIQMAAAKRFADADERAGEERDPWILARDAAVMALLYGSGLRISEALGLKRQDVPRPGEGDVIIVTGKGNKTRMVPVLQNVLALIADYVAMCPHSLPPAGPIFVGARGGPLSPRIIQLTMERLRGALGLPDSATPHALRHSFATHLLSRGGDLRAIQELLGHASLSTTQIYTGIDSERLLEVYRTAHPRR
- the odhB gene encoding 2-oxoglutarate dehydrogenase complex dihydrolipoyllysine-residue succinyltransferase; the encoded protein is MTEIRVPTLGESVTEATIGRWFKKAGDAVAVDEPLVELETDKVTIEVPAPSAGVLGEIAAKDGETVAVGALLGQINEGAAGAAKPAAPAKAAAPAAAAAAPAAAPAAAPKAAAVDAPLAPSVRKLSAESGIDAATVPGSGKDGRVTKGDMLAAIEKAASAPTPVNQPAASVQVRAPSPADDAAREERVKMTRLRQTIARRLKDVQNTAAMLTTFNEVDMSHIMAMRAQYKDVFEKKHGSKLGFMGFFTKAVVQALKDIPAVNAEIDGTDLIYKNYYHIGVAVGTDKGLVVPVVRDCDHRSISDIEKSIADFGRRARDGQLKIDEMQGGTFTITNGGIYGSLMSTPILNAPQSGILGMHKIQERPMVVGGKIEVRPMMYLALSYDHRVIDGKEAVTFLVRVKESLEDPARLVLDL